The Megalops cyprinoides isolate fMegCyp1 chromosome 12, fMegCyp1.pri, whole genome shotgun sequence genome contains a region encoding:
- the si:dkey-221l4.11 gene encoding claudin-23, with translation MQTPASMVTGIVCAPLGLVLVFTAAITPQWREGRVRLGVAGIGGKEAMLLRSDGLWESCLQVVESELKQCWPVSGPYQRDARVRWARGLVLTSLFLCGSSIVLASIGVRCWMDFPLRNVAGTSGVLIALSGLLSLAALALYAHNLRVLGLEPEPPIAPSHASTSASLQLSLRPAGSLYFGWVGGCVQVLGGAALSLSFKRPHCPPCARPAAQEDAEAYEINC, from the coding sequence ATGCAGACGCCGGCCTCCATGGTTACCGGGATAGTGTGTGCCCCGCTGGGGCTCGTCCTGGTCTTCACGGCCGCCATCACGCCGCAGTGGCGGGAGGGCCGTGTGCGGCTGGGCGTGGCCGGGATCGGTGGCAAGGAGGCCATGCTGCTGCGTTCGGACGGGCTGTGGGAGAGCTGCCTGCAGGTGGTGGAGTCGGAGCTGAAGCAGTGCTGGCCAGTTTCCGGGCCGTACCAGCGGGACGCGCGGGTCCGCTGGGCACGGGGCCTGGTGCTCACCTCGCTCTTCCTGTGCGGCTCCAGTATCGTGCTGGCCAGCATCGGCGTCCGCTGCTGGATGGACTTCCCCCTGCGGAACGTAGCAGGCACCAGCGGGGTGCTGATCGCCCTGTCAGGCCTGCTCAGCCTGGCCGCGCTGGCACTCTACGCCCATAACCTGCGGGTGCTGGGGCTGGAACCGGAGCCGCCCATCGCCCCCTCGCACGCGTCCACCTCTGCGTCCCTCCAGCTCTCCTTACGCCCTGCCGGCTCGCTCTACTTCGGCTGGGTGGGGGGTTGCGTCCAGGTGCTCGGAGGAGCCGCTCTGTCACTCAGCTTCAAACGTCCCCATTGCCCGCCATGTGCACGCCCAGCAGCCCAGGAAGACGCAGAGGCCTATGAGATAAACTGCTAA